In Maylandia zebra isolate NMK-2024a linkage group LG12, Mzebra_GT3a, whole genome shotgun sequence, a single genomic region encodes these proteins:
- the LOC143421416 gene encoding uncharacterized protein LOC143421416: protein MYCGEQSSGVKDVLAVPGSIRSSRGMSSLVSFTTCSRSCAWMTADSSAITVGQFEDLLSLVGPSIARLDTNYRRSIPPAERLSVCLRFLVTGDSFRTIAFSFRVGVSTVSQITPQAAMSIWDCLVDDFMAVPSPGDWRSITEGFQERWNFPLCCAALDGKHIQTKAPHISYRRHTH from the exons atgtactgtggagagcagagcagcggcgtaaaagacgtcctcgccgtacctgggtccatcaggtcctccagaggcatgagcagtttggtgagtttcaccacttgctccaggagctgcgcctggatgacggccgattccagcgctatcaccgtcggccagtttgaggacctgctttccctcgtcggtcccagcatcgcccgcctagacaccaactacaggcgctcaatcccacctgcagagcgcctgtccgtctgcctgag gttccttgtcaccggggactccttcaggaccatcgcgttcagtttcagagtcggtgtgtccacggtgagccagatcaccccccaggcagcgatgtccatctgggactgtctagtggacgacttcatggctgtgccttcacctggagactggcggtccatcacagagggattccaggagcgctggaactttcctctgtgctgtgcagctctggatgggaagcacatccagacaaaggcaccccatatatcatataggagacacacacattga